From Aedes albopictus strain Foshan chromosome 1, AalbF5, whole genome shotgun sequence, one genomic window encodes:
- the LOC109427639 gene encoding transducin beta-like protein 2, translating to MDDIVGFGIAPDGKYLMTCSNKTDLTVWDARGNVLEKIDTFLMSTYNAKVSPCGKFIGACGFTSDVPLWEVKFSRSGEFQSVQKAFDLSGHKSGIYDFAFDQDSSKTVTVCKDGTWKIYSTNIEYQKGEMPRCLLTGTYEPTSAAALVAITPSGDVVAIANGKSVYLYNAATGTLEGSIEDVCSGQISALQFDSMGKYLLICADRYVRIFHNIPGYKVALECAEQKLKQPKMSAAMRERLEMQIAENEAFLKKYQ from the exons ATGGATGACATTGTCGGCTTTGGAATAGCACCCGATGGAAAGTATCTGATGACCTGCTCGAACAAGACCGATCTTACCGTTTGGGACGCAAGGGGAAACGTACTGGAGAAAATCGACACTTTCCTGATGAGTACCTATAATGCGAAGGTTTCTCCATGTGGCAAATTTATCGGGGCTTGTGGCTTTACCAGCGATGTTCCTCTGTGGGAAGTGAAGTTCAGCAGATCCGGCGAGTTTCAATCGGTTCAGAAGGCTTTTGACCTGTCTGGTCACAAATCAGGGATCTACGATTTTGCCTTTGATCAGGATAGCTCGAAGACTGTTACTGTCTGCAAGGATGGCACGTGGAAAATTTACAGCACCAATA TTGAATATCAGAAAGGAGAGATGCCACGTTGTCTTTTGACTGGAACTTATGAACCAACCAGTGCCGCCGCTCTCGTAGCAATCACCCCTTCAGGAGATGTTGTGGCCATCGCTAACGGAAAGTCTGTCTATTTATATAACGCCGCTACAGGAACTTTGGAGGGATCCATCGAAGACGTGTGCTCAG GTCAAATCTCCGCTCTCCAGTTCGACTCGATGGGAAAATATTTGCTGATTTGTGCTGATCGTTACGTTCGCATCTTCCATAACATACCCGGATACAAAGTGGCCTTAGAGTGTGCagagcagaagctgaagcagccGAAGATGTCCGCTGCCATGCGCGAGCGGCTCGAAATGCAGATCGCCGAAAATGAAGCGTTTTTGAAGAAGTATCAGTGA
- the LOC134285241 gene encoding uncharacterized protein LOC134285241: MVTVPIRWREPIDPSRTSQNKTCTTKGSKTVFLLFFLSLFFPKDSPSAQSSSGNHLINGNINENDEQNATTRSLSPASSSASSSAFSVSVVSDGKATSSDTGSCSGSSSGINSIGSGDNISCSSSSSSSGGSTRGEESPNGQGASKKQRRYTKKKQQYKKPTAGNGATTSSIGHAANGGHKSQPSLRPSSPSASDDSTNTLQDDHLTQATYYYGSISPPSSTSTKVIPSLPPVGHNDQQVLNGSKLPSSSSLSSSPSSSSSSQTSAAIKMNKNTSYQGRLDFSSRTGIAQQRADKKYHQGNTGIGGHHASSSVTANAAAAAAAGGVTKNAANTSPLRQYVKLNLSENDLVKYLRKYVLDKDVMKQLGFPVEYGLDMDKAIIYKFPHDFFRPAQFLQQQTTTTTTTTSAAGEEKKRAHHERIVVAASDKSDDNDSGQGSGTSSPTNVDDNDALLMYRLSSQTTSLQSPLGDMQLQPSEERECCRCGKGFFITLDGEYLTQEHCIYHWGRLTRVYSGSEFKKMYSCCNGDSDVKGCTINKLHVWTGLLSGFNGPFDGFVKTEPSPRKLKKFEKMLMNKFYYQNNMNVDCLELQPEDTLEDDESEGVFALDCEMSYTGRGLELTKVTVVAVDGSLVYEKLVKPDIEIVDYNTRYSGVTEADFSDPRNYATLKQVQKDLLRFIYDDTILIGHSIENDLKVLKIIHKTVIDTSITFPHMNGFPFRQSLKALTKNILKRDIQMQTQTGGSFVAQSHHQQHHHHHHHHISAELTDCDSSCSSNSSSSSSNSSASSNSSNSFGHCSLEDSRASLELMLWRVRKDKAAYDNMWSNNLSCYRMQN, encoded by the coding sequence ATGGTGACGGTTCCGATTCGCTGGCGGGAGCCCATCGATCCGAGTCGAACAAGCCAGAATAAAACCTGTACGACAAAAGGTTCTAAAACGGTTTTTCTTCTCTTTTTTCTTTCCCTTTTTTTCCCTAAAGATTCGCCTTCAGCGCAGTCGAGCAGCGGCAATCATTTAATTAATGGCAATATTAATGAAAATGATGAACAAAATGCTACCACGCGCTCGCTATCGCCGGCGTCGTCATCGGCGTCGTCTTCGGCCTTCAGCGTCAGCGTCGTGAGCGATGGCAAAGCGACCAGCAGCGATACTGGCAGTTGTTCGGGTAGTAGTAGTGGAATCAATAGCATTGGCAGTGGGGACAATATCAgctgcagcagcagtagcagtagtaGTGGTGGCAGTACCCGTGGTGAAGAATCACCGAATGGTCAAGGTGCCAGCAAAAAGCAGCGCCGATACACTAAAAAGAAGCAACAGTATAAAAAACCGACCGCCGGTAACGGGGCGACCACGAGCAGCATCGGTCATGCGGCAAACGGTGGCCACAAGTCGCAGCCTAGTTTGCGCCCGTCGTCACCATCGGCCAGTGACGATTCTACCAACACGCTGCAAGATGATCACCTCACGCAAGCGACCTACTACTATGGTTCGATATCACCACCCTCTAGCACATCAACGAAAGTTATTCCATCACTGCCGCCGGTCGGCCACAACGATCAACAGGTTTTGAATGGTTCAAAACTCCCATCATCCTCATCTCTATCTTCTTCAccttcgtcgtcgtcatcttctCAGACCTCCGCCGCCATCAAGATGAACAAAAACACGAGCTACCAAGGTCGCCTGGATTTCAGCAGCCGCACAGGTATCGCGCAGCAACGGGCCGACAAAAAATACCACCAAGGAAATACTGGCATCGGTGGTCATCATGCGAGCTCATCCGTTACCGCCAacgccgccgctgccgccgccgccggcggTGTAACAAAAAATGCGGCAAACACTTCACCGCTCCGACAGTACGTGAAGCTGAATCTAAGCGAGAACGATCTCGTCAAGTACCTGCGCAAGTACGTGCTCGATAAGGACGTGATGAAACAGCTCGGATTCCCGGTCGAGTACGGCCTGGACATGGATAAAGCAATAATCTATAAATTTCCGCACGACTTCTTCCGTCCCGCGCAATTCCTACAGCAacagacgacgacaacgacgacgacgacgagcgcGGCCGGGGAAGAGAAGAAACGTGCCCACCATGAGCGGATAGTAGTGGCGGCAAGCGACAAAAGTGACGATAACGACAGTGGCCAAGGCAGTGGCACATCCTCACCGACCAATGTCGACGACAATGACGCACTGCTCATGTATCGACTTTCGTCGCAGACGACGTCACTTCAGTCGCCACTTGGCGACATGCAACTGCAGCCGAGTGAAGAGCGTGAGTGCTGTCGCTGTGGGAAAGGATTCTTCATCACACTTGATGGGGAGTATCTGACGCAAGAGCACTGCATTTATCACTGGGGCCGATTGACGAGGGTTTACAGCGGTTCAGAGTTCAAGAAGATGTACTCGTGCTGCAATGGAGATTCCGACGTCAAGGGATGCACCATTAACAAACTGCACGTATGGACGGGGCTGTTGTCGGGCTTCAACGGCCCATTCGATGGGTTCGTGAAAACCGAGCCTTCGCCGAGAAAGCTGAAGAAGTTCGAGAAAATGCTAATGAACAAATTTTACTACCAGAATAACATGAATGTCGACTGCTTGGAACTGCAACCCGAGGACACACTGGAGGACGACGAGAGCGAAGGCGTTTTTGCCCTCGATTGCGAAATGTCCTACACTGGCCGGGGTCTTGAACTGACCAAGGTGACCGTGGTCGCCGTTGATGGTAGTCTAGTCTACGAGAAGCTCGTCAAACCAGACATCGAAATTGTCGACTATAATACTCGCTATTCGGGCGTAACCGAGGCGGACTTTTCCGACCCGCGCAACTACGCCACCCTGAAGCAAGTGCAGAAAGATCTCCTCCGTTTCATCTACGACGACACGATCCTGATCGGGCATTCCATCGAAAACGATCTGAAAGTATTAAAAATCATCCACAAGACTGTGATCGATACGTCCATAACGTTTCCCCACATGAACGGCTTCCCGTTCCGGCAGTCGCTCAAGGCGCTCACCAAGAACATCCTGAAGCGCGACATCCAGATGCAGACGCAGACTGGAGGAAGCTTCGTTGCACAATCCCATCACcagcagcatcatcatcatcaccatcatcacatCAGTGCTGAGCTGACGGATTGCGACAGCAGTTGCagtagcaacagcagcagcagtagtagtaATAGTAGTGCTAGTAGCAATAGTAGTAACTCATTTGGTCACTGTTCCCTTGAGGACAGCCGGGCCAGCCTAGAACTTATGCTTTGGCGCGTACGCAAGGACAAAGCAGCCTATGACAATATGTGGAGTAACAACCTCAGTTGTTATCGAATGCAGAATTAA